Below is a genomic region from Carassius carassius chromosome 50, fCarCar2.1, whole genome shotgun sequence.
TTGATCTGGATTGTTTGGTAAATTGTCTAATCATGTGAATCtacgtatatttaaaaaaacagaagtggtcacatttacaaaaaaaaaagaagaattgaaTATCCAAATGGGCAAGGCAAAAAACTGTGGTCAATTAACATTTACAAGTGTGTTGTATTGACAAAACGTTATAGTCCATTGATCTAGGCTGAATTTAAGTCACAAAAAATAGTGATATGATCTGAACAATATATGTTTTCAAGGTGGTTCTTGTGAATGCAGTTTGCATGAATTATTGATGTTataatattaagtatattattaaGAATCGTTTTATGTAAAGAGTTATGATAAAGATCatatttcaatttgcacacagcTTTTAAGTTCCGAGTCAGCAGGTAGAAAGGGGAGGGGTTTGGATCTTGAGGGCGGTGCAGTGATTGGTGTTCAGCTGTGATCGACTCTAACCAATAGTGGAGGAGCACGCGCTCTTAAAATCTGATTGTCCGACTGCATCACTATCATTTCTGCGGTAATCTGCAGACGGAGCCGATTCAAAATCTCCAGAATGAGTGGAAGAGGCAAAACCGGTGGTAAGGCCAGAGCCAAGGCTAAAACCCGCTCCTCCAGAGCAGGACTTCAGTTCCCCGTCGGTCGTGTTCACAGACTCCTCCGCAAAGGGAACTACGCCGAGCGCGTCGGTGCCGGTGCTCCGGTGTATCTGGCCGCTGTGCTCGAGTACCTGACTGCTGAGATCCTGGAGCTGGCTGGAAACGCCGCTCGGGACAACAAGAAGACCCGTATCATCCCCCGTCATCTGCAGCTGGCGGTGCGCAACGACGAGGAGCTCAACAAACTCTTGGGCGGAGTGACCATCGCTCAGGGCGGCGTGCTGCCCAACATCCAGGCCGTGCTGCTGCCCAAGAAGACCGAGAAGCCCGCAAAGACCAAATAAACAACAGTAGACCACTTACAAAGGCTCTTTTCAGAGCCACCCACTTTCTCGAGAAGAGcgatttgtatttattaaaaaaaaaaaaagaccaactgATTTGATAAAGGTATTATGATTTGTGCTGTGTCTTAACTGGACGCGAGCAGAGCGAATTATGagcataataataaaatgtagagAAAGTACGTTATTAAGAAAGGGAAACAAAGTTCATCCACCCACCCATAAATCCTCTGTTAGGGAAATACCTTAAACGATATTAGTGGTAACACTACACAAATAAACTTACAAAGTACCTATAATCTAACGTTAGCTCTGATTCTAATAGAGCGGCATTCAGATGaatataaatgtacagtaaaatagAAACCGCATTTTCAGAAATTCAGATTCTAATATTGGGACACTGAACGGACAGCATTTGAGCGGGAAAGACTGCCTCAACTTGTTCGAATTCGAAAACAGGAAACGCACTGTCATTGGCTGCCTCACACTGTCACGTAACCACATTAACCAATCAAATGCCTCTGCTGAAGCTCCGCCTAATATCTCAGGACAGTTTAAAAAGTTGCTGTAGACCAGAACAGTCATTCCGTTCTAGAAAGCTAGACAGAGATCTAAGTACAATGGCAAGAACCAAACAAACCGCTCGTAAGTCCACCGGAGGTAAAGCCCCGAGGAAGCAGCTCGCCACCAAAGCCGCCCGTAAGAGCGCTCCGGCCACCGGCGGCGTCAAGAAGCCTCACCGCTACAGGCCCGGCACCGTGGCTCTGCGAGAGATCCGTCGCTACCAGAAGTCCACCGAGCTGCTGATCCGCAAGCTGCCCTTCCAGCGTCTGGTGCGAGAGATCGCTCAGGACTTCAAGACAGACCTGCGCTTCCAGAGCTCCGCCGTCATGGCCCTGCAGGAGGCCAGCGAGGCTTATCTGGGCGGTCTGTTCGAGGACACCAACCTGTGCGCCATCCACGCCAAGAGAGTCACCATCATGCCCAAAGACATCCAGCTGGCCCGCCGCATCCGTGGAGAGCGCGCCTAAACACACGACTGATTCACCGTCAACACCAAAGGCTCTTTTCAGAGCCACTCACATTTTCACATGAAGAACTTCAGATGTTTctatattttaataaactatgttAAAGGAAAATAGGGTAAATGTTTACAAAGCccgcatttattttatcaaaaatactgcaaaagcagttatattgtgaaatatctttACTATTTAACCCTTTGTATAATGGTGTTTGTATTTGTGGGACTCTTTTTATCAAAAGAAAAACTACACTAAGTATTTTTAACTCCGACTCATTGGccttgaccttttttttttttttcaataaccaCTCACTACACCCCCAAATTGAATTACAAACCCAAAACTGCAGCGTGTCCACCAGACCCACAAACActgtctgatatatatatatatatatatatattttttttttactggtttcTTGCTGTTTTTGAATAAGCTATGGTTGATGTGcataactggatggtgaaattgtgattaaATTATGAGTTTGCtagaaccacaagcagttctgtcttggcaggGTTGAGTTGAAAGTGATGGTGAtgttattagtatgttatgtgtaagttaAGGAGATgggaacaatgttaggtaggttattccagagtttaggcgctaaataggaaaggATCTGTTgctcgcagttgattttgatattctaggtattatcaaattgcctgagttttgagaatgtagcggacgtagaggattataatgaaacaggaactcattcaaatactgaggtgctgaaccattcagagctttataagtaataagcaatattttaaaatctatacaatgtttgatagggagccaatgcagtgttgacaggaccgggctaatatggtcatacttcctggttcaatccaatccaatccgctttatttatatagcacaatttaaacaaacacaaggtttccaaagtgctgtacagcacaacaataaaagacacaataggataaaaagataaacacaataagataaaagtaatagaataagataaaacatgaaattatataagtaaaattaaatcaaataaataaaatgcactgcccacacaacacatttaaatcacattaatcaCGATTACCTGGTGTTAAAAGCCAGagtaaaaagatgggttttaagcagagatttaaaatgaaacagtgAGGAGACTTGTCTGATGTGTAGTGGCAATTCATTCCATAGTTTTGGAGCTGCAACAGCAAAAGCTCTTTCTCTGAGTTTTAGTCTAGTTCTAGGCACTGTCAGGAGCAGCTGGTCAGCTGACCTGAGAGAGCAGCTGGGAATGTAGGGGTGCAACAACTCGGTGAGATACGGTTGGGCAAGGCCATTCAAGGCTTTAAAAGCAAATAAGAGTAGTTTCAATTGAATCCTAAAATGAACAGGCAGCCAGTGGAGTGAAGCTAAAATAGGTGAAATATGCTCATACTTTCTTGTGCCAGTTAAAAGACGAGCAGCAGCATTTTGAATCAGTTGCAGACGGGCAATGGAGGACCCATTAACCCCCAAATAAagtgcattgcagtagtccagccgaGTGGTCACAAAGGCGTGAATTACTGTCTCAAAGTGCTGTCTCTGAAGGACTGGTTTAATTTTTACCAGCTGCCTTAACTGGAAAAAGCTGGACTTCACTACGGCTTTAATCTGGTTGTCAAATTTAAGGTCAGTGTCCACCTTTACCCCTAGATTAGTAATACTTTGCTTGTGATACTGTGCTAAGGAACCCAGATCAACCACCAGGGTCACAGAAGTGCCACTACCACTAAAGACCATGACTTCtgtctttttttcattaaaatttaaaaaattaagagACATCCAGGCCTTAATGTCATGTAAACACGCTAGCAATGGCTTAACACAGCAGGAGTCTGACTTTCTAAGAGGGACATAGATCTGACTGTCATCTGCATATCAATGAAAGTAAATACCATGCTTTCTGAGAATTGAACCAAGTGGGAGTAGATAGAGGGAAAATAAGAGAGGGCCAAGCACAGAGCCCTGTGGCACCCCATGTGACAGGGGAGCAGTCGAGGAAACAGATTCAGCAAGGCCAGCACAGAAAGTTCGCTGGGACAAGTAGGACCTAAACCATTCTAACGCTGTACCACTGATGCCCACCCTACGGTGGCCGAGAAGGGTCACAACACATACAAAGCCACAACAACTACATattcagaaaacacatgcaaacgcCGCCACAACAACTACATATTCAGAAAACACCTCCAAATTCAGAAAACACATACAAACGCCACAACAACTACATATTCAGAAAACACCTCCAAATTCAGAAAACACATACAAACGCCACAACAACTACATATTCAGAAAACAACTTCATCGATTTCACATCACGTACGCTGCAAATATTCACAGCACGAGCAAATAGGGAAACAAACTGCAAACTGCAAAGACACAACGGAAATGTTTCCAGGGGGGCCATAATCAGTGACGGACCCGCATCCATCCGGTCGTCTTCTGAATGTGCGCTTTTGTTGTTTAAGGCTACAAGAGGTAAGTGTTTCTCCTTTATTATGAAAGACTTGTCGATGTGCTCTGATACCGTGTTTTCAACATATTATCCCCATAACGTATTAGTCCACTGCCAACGTTGTTAGCTGGAAACTAGCTGGCTAGCTCGCTTCTGGTCACTAAATAGATGCATTACTGGCGTTTGTACATTGTTGTcctgatatatttatttttcagattgaAATGTTCTGTCCGTTTTGTGCTGTGCAACTGGGGGACGCTCCCAAGTTTTGCCCGTCGTGTGGTATGAACGTGGGGTTCCTTACGGAGCATCCATCCACGTCATCAAGCGTAGGCCATAGGCCTACAGGTAACATCCCCTTGTTGTTTTATTACACACagtcttaaacatttttttttcttcttttttttcttatttctgtaGATTTTGATTGGCATAATGACCAGAACAAAATATGGGTTAAAACCTATAAGAGGGAAAACCTTGCATTAAATGTTAAACCCCTGTGGTCATCAAAACAAATTTTGCCAGCTGCTATAAAAAAACAGCGAGATTTTAATCAAGACACAATGTACGATGGAGAATATGTCCTGGTCTATCCTGATGGCTCTCAGGTACAAAATATACCAGGCACAGACAGACCCTTTGTCCTTGAACATTATAAAGAGGCCATTGGAAAGGCTTACCAGAGGATCGTACTGTACATCTGCCCCCTCCAGGATTTGAGTAAGTATTGAAGTACATGAGTCCTTAATTTAATTTGAGCTGGTTGAAAAATTGTCATATATTTTGCATATACCTAGCCTAATAATGATGCATCATTTTCTCTTTTCCAAGGTCATGGAGATGACTCATCTTCAGAATCCGATGATGAAGCATTTGCTAGGCTTCCAATGAAAATGTAAGTTTCTCCCGCCATTT
It encodes:
- the LOC132133813 gene encoding histone H2A; the encoded protein is MSGRGKTGGKARAKAKTRSSRAGLQFPVGRVHRLLRKGNYAERVGAGAPVYLAAVLEYLTAEILELAGNAARDNKKTRIIPRHLQLAVRNDEELNKLLGGVTIAQGGVLPNIQAVLLPKKTEKPAKTK
- the LOC132133809 gene encoding histone H3-like, which codes for MPLLKLRLISQDSLKSCCRPEQSFRSRKLDRDLSTMARTKQTARKSTGGKAPRKQLATKAARKSAPATGGVKKPHRYRPGTVALREIRRYQKSTELLIRKLPFQRLVREIAQDFKTDLRFQSSAVMALQEASEAYLGGLFEDTNLCAIHAKRVTIMPKDIQLARRIRGERA